Proteins encoded in a region of the Campylobacter magnus genome:
- a CDS encoding HD domain-containing protein, translating to MINPSLIEHIFKAASISRWNDYPKMVDINELDKQAHKVLIAYFLAKLEGDINMRVIVEYGVFEFLSRVVVTDIRPDVLHYIQKSKASELNSWIKTQLDKIIDSENELFKERLDNFFKGDDTYKKERLILKAASYLATKWEFAIVYQTSKFLEGIDELKAKVDEEIEDYFELGSIKELLASTKLSKLIDLCGRLRFQRRWAQTQRIPQTNVLGHMLVVAIFSYFYSLEVKACDKRLENNFYCALFHDLPESLTRDIISPVKYGVKGLDDIISEYEMRLIEEQILPLAPARIRSEFAYILGVRKDGNKRIKSEFENRIMPNNESLSLSAALSQYNTNEYNAIDGKALKCCDRLAALIEAGLSISYGVQTTELKEGFKQTYKKFVESPTCEGVDFKAVCDTFKEHFGLEF from the coding sequence ATGATAAATCCTAGCTTAATTGAACATATTTTCAAAGCCGCAAGCATAAGTCGCTGGAATGACTATCCAAAAATGGTTGATATTAACGAGCTTGATAAACAAGCCCATAAGGTGTTAATTGCGTATTTTCTAGCTAAGCTTGAAGGGGATATTAACATGCGAGTTATCGTAGAATACGGCGTTTTTGAGTTTTTAAGCCGTGTTGTAGTAACTGATATTCGCCCAGATGTGCTCCACTACATCCAAAAAAGCAAGGCTAGCGAGCTAAACTCGTGGATAAAAACACAACTTGATAAAATCATTGATAGCGAAAATGAGCTGTTTAAAGAGCGGCTTGATAACTTTTTTAAAGGCGATGATACTTATAAAAAAGAGCGTCTTATCCTAAAAGCTGCTAGCTACCTGGCTACAAAATGGGAGTTTGCGATAGTATATCAAACTAGTAAGTTTTTAGAGGGCATTGATGAGCTAAAAGCAAAGGTAGATGAAGAGATTGAAGATTATTTTGAGCTAGGTAGTATAAAAGAGCTTTTAGCTAGCACAAAGCTTTCAAAGCTAATTGATTTGTGTGGTCGCTTGCGCTTTCAAAGGCGCTGGGCGCAAACACAGCGAATTCCGCAAACAAATGTTCTAGGACATATGCTTGTGGTAGCGATTTTTTCGTATTTTTACAGCCTTGAAGTAAAAGCTTGTGATAAAAGACTTGAAAATAACTTTTATTGCGCTCTTTTTCACGACTTGCCAGAGTCACTTACAAGAGATATTATAAGCCCTGTTAAATACGGTGTAAAGGGGCTTGATGACATCATCAGCGAATATGAAATGAGACTGATAGAAGAGCAAATTCTCCCCCTTGCTCCAGCTAGAATTCGCTCAGAGTTTGCCTACATTTTAGGCGTGCGAAAAGATGGAAATAAGCGCATAAAAAGCGAGTTTGAAAACCGCATAATGCCAAATAACGAAAGCCTAAGCCTAAGTGCTGCGCTAAGTCAGTATAATACAAACGAATACAACGCAATTGATGGTAAAGCCCTAAAATGCTGTGACCGCCTAGCTGCGCTTATTGAAGCAGGACTATCGATTAGCTATGGTGTTCAAACCACCGAGCTAAAAGAGGGCTTTAAACAAACTTATAAAAAATTTGTAGAGAGTCCCACTTGCGAGGGAGTGGATTTTAAGGCGGTTTGTGATACTTTTAAAGAGCATTTTGGCTTAGAATTTTAG
- the queF gene encoding preQ(1) synthase — MRYGEEIISNFDVKKDLELWENSSPNDYFIHITLPEFCALCPRSGYPDFATISLSYVPDKLVVELKAIKLYINSFMHRHISHENAANEIYNTLFNALKPKYMELRADFNPRGNVNTIIELNSNQSGQTSYNIQKNTF, encoded by the coding sequence ATGCGCTATGGTGAAGAAATAATAAGCAATTTTGATGTAAAAAAAGACCTTGAGCTGTGGGAGAATTCCAGCCCTAACGACTATTTTATCCATATCACCTTGCCTGAGTTTTGTGCGCTTTGTCCCCGTTCTGGCTATCCTGATTTTGCTACAATCAGCCTTAGTTATGTGCCTGATAAGCTAGTTGTCGAGCTAAAAGCGATAAAACTATATATAAATAGCTTTATGCACAGGCACATCAGCCACGAAAACGCTGCAAATGAAATATACAACACGCTTTTTAACGCTTTAAAGCCAAAATACATGGAGCTAAGAGCTGATTTTAACCCTAGGGGCAATGTTAATACCATAATCGAGCTAAACTCAAATCAAAGCGGACAAACTAGCTATAATATCCAAAAAAACACATTTTAA
- a CDS encoding DUF4878 domain-containing protein — MKFTRLLLIAILTFFITCGQDSPEDVALNAIKALISGNDKKLSEYFALDEVTKSQGEQNAIKSKLKETSQELQEKIAKNGGLKDILVLNSTDEDDGIVVEINMLFNNENSEKSQVKLEKINGRWAVSF; from the coding sequence ATGAAGTTTACAAGATTACTTCTTATTGCTATTTTGACATTTTTTATTACTTGTGGGCAGGACTCACCAGAGGATGTGGCACTAAATGCTATAAAAGCATTGATTTCAGGTAATGATAAAAAGCTAAGCGAGTATTTTGCTCTAGATGAAGTAACAAAAAGCCAAGGTGAACAAAACGCTATAAAAAGCAAGCTAAAAGAAACTAGCCAAGAACTTCAAGAAAAAATAGCCAAAAACGGCGGCTTAAAAGACATACTAGTGCTTAATAGCACAGATGAAGATGATGGCATAGTAGTAGAAATAAATATGCTTTTTAATAACGAAAATAGCGAAAAAAGCCAAGTAAAATTAGAAAAAATAAATGGCAGATGGGCTGTAAGCTTTTAG
- the gyrB gene encoding DNA topoisomerase (ATP-hydrolyzing) subunit B — MEHNYGADNIKVLKGLEAVRKRPGMYIGDTNIGGLHHMIYEVVDNSIDEAMAGFCDTINVTLTRDGSAKISDNGRGIPVAMHPTEKISAATVVLTVLHAGGKFDKDTYKVSGGLHGVGVSVVNALSKKLILDIQRDGYCWHEDFAAGIPQNELSQGAATKKTGTCVEFWPDDSIFEIVVFDREILAKRFAELAYLNPKITINFSDERDGFKKSYHFEGGLTSFVTDMNKTNALSKAVSFCGGEDDVIVEFALLYNESYSESLLSFVNNIKTPDGGTHEAGFRAGLTRAITNYIAANASAREKDTKITGDDVREGLVAVISVKVPEPQFEGQTKGKLGSSYVKPITQKMVFETLVKYFEENPNEARAIMNKALLAARGREAAKRARDLTRKKDNINSVGTLPGKLADCQSKEASECEIYLVEGDSAGGSAKQGRDRGFQAILPLRGKILNVEKSRLDKILQSEEIKNMITAFGCGVGEEFDENRLRYHKIIIMTDADVDGSHIQTLLLTFFFRFLTPIIEKGYVYLAQPPLYLYKKGKKKIYLKDERALNEFLIETGIESREFEGVGGADLIDYLKLVAQYRSMLNELKKRFNIISAIRHMIENPDLIGLPYPELFDEIKAKIESDGFNILNSYLNDDEIRIYAQTANGLEELVISDLLFTNAIFEEALHIHSKMKERGLDLGSDPVAILDEIEESAKKGADIQRYKGLGEMNPDQLWETTMNPENRRLLKISIEDMQKASDIFELFMGDEVEPRRDYIQAHAKDVKHLDV, encoded by the coding sequence ATGGAACACAATTACGGAGCAGATAATATCAAGGTCTTAAAAGGCCTAGAAGCAGTTCGCAAACGCCCTGGTATGTATATAGGCGATACAAATATCGGCGGTCTTCATCACATGATTTATGAAGTAGTGGATAATAGCATTGATGAGGCAATGGCTGGCTTTTGTGATACTATAAATGTAACTTTAACGCGTGATGGCTCAGCAAAAATCAGCGATAACGGCCGTGGAATTCCAGTAGCCATGCACCCAACTGAAAAAATCAGCGCAGCCACTGTCGTTTTAACCGTGCTTCATGCTGGTGGTAAGTTTGATAAAGACACTTATAAAGTCTCAGGTGGACTTCACGGCGTGGGCGTCTCAGTAGTAAATGCTCTAAGTAAAAAGCTGATTTTGGATATACAGCGAGATGGATATTGCTGGCATGAGGATTTTGCAGCTGGAATTCCCCAAAATGAACTAAGCCAAGGCGCAGCTACTAAAAAAACTGGCACTTGCGTGGAGTTTTGGCCTGATGATAGTATATTTGAAATAGTAGTTTTTGATAGAGAAATTCTAGCAAAACGCTTTGCAGAACTTGCTTATCTAAATCCAAAAATTACCATAAATTTCAGCGATGAAAGAGATGGTTTTAAAAAGAGTTATCATTTTGAAGGCGGTCTTACTAGCTTTGTTACTGATATGAACAAAACTAATGCACTAAGCAAGGCTGTAAGCTTCTGCGGCGGCGAAGATGATGTGATAGTAGAGTTTGCGCTTCTTTATAATGAAAGTTATAGCGAGAGCTTACTAAGCTTTGTAAATAATATAAAAACTCCAGATGGTGGAACGCACGAGGCTGGATTTAGAGCTGGGCTTACAAGAGCGATTACAAACTACATCGCAGCAAACGCAAGTGCTAGAGAAAAAGATACCAAAATTACAGGCGATGATGTGAGAGAAGGACTTGTAGCAGTAATTAGCGTAAAAGTGCCTGAGCCACAATTTGAAGGGCAAACAAAAGGCAAGCTAGGATCAAGCTATGTAAAGCCAATCACGCAAAAAATGGTTTTTGAAACCTTAGTAAAATACTTTGAAGAAAATCCAAACGAAGCAAGAGCTATAATGAATAAAGCTCTTTTAGCAGCGCGTGGTAGAGAAGCAGCAAAAAGAGCTAGGGATCTTACTCGCAAAAAAGACAATATAAATAGCGTAGGCACGCTGCCAGGCAAGCTAGCAGATTGCCAGAGTAAAGAAGCTAGTGAGTGCGAGATCTACCTTGTAGAGGGTGATTCAGCTGGGGGTTCAGCTAAGCAAGGCAGAGATAGAGGATTTCAAGCTATCTTGCCACTTCGTGGAAAAATCCTAAATGTAGAAAAATCACGCCTTGATAAAATTCTTCAAAGCGAAGAGATAAAAAATATGATCACCGCCTTTGGCTGCGGGGTGGGTGAGGAGTTTGATGAAAACCGCCTAAGATATCATAAAATCATCATTATGACCGATGCTGATGTGGATGGCTCACATATTCAAACCTTGCTTCTCACATTTTTCTTCCGCTTTTTGACGCCGATAATAGAAAAAGGCTATGTATATCTAGCCCAACCGCCACTTTATCTATACAAAAAAGGCAAGAAAAAAATCTATTTAAAAGACGAACGAGCCTTAAATGAGTTTTTAATTGAAACTGGCATAGAAAGCCGTGAGTTTGAGGGCGTGGGCGGTGCTGATTTGATTGATTATCTAAAACTTGTGGCGCAATACCGCTCTATGCTAAATGAGCTTAAAAAACGCTTTAATATAATAAGCGCGATCCGCCATATGATAGAAAATCCTGATCTTATCGGATTGCCTTACCCTGAGCTTTTTGATGAGATTAAGGCTAAGATTGAAAGCGATGGATTTAATATACTAAATAGTTATCTAAATGATGATGAAATTCGCATTTACGCACAAACTGCAAACGGACTTGAAGAGCTTGTAATTAGCGATTTGCTCTTTACAAATGCGATTTTTGAAGAGGCACTTCACATTCATAGCAAGATGAAAGAGCGTGGCTTAGACCTTGGCTCTGATCCGGTTGCTATATTAGATGAGATAGAAGAAAGTGCAAAAAAAGGAGCAGATATACAACGCTACAAAGGTCTTGGCGAGATGAATCCAGACCAACTGTGGGAGACAACGATGAATCCTGAAAATCGCCGCTTACTTAAAATCAGCATAGAGGATATGCAAAAAGCCAGCGATATTTTTGAGTTATTTATGGGCGATGAGGTAGAGCCTCGCAGAGACTACATCCAAGCCCACGCAAAAGATGTCAAGCACCTTGATGTATAA
- the dnaN gene encoding DNA polymerase III subunit beta, translating to MKFTIKRQVLEKYISNLNSFTEKKDQSAVNSHIYFKIDEQGLVLKATDNEIGLEYLVTDVELKESGEATAHGKNLLDIIKNLKDGEITLSSENDNLHVKQNRSQFKIAMQRASDFPFFPSLENKDKFDINAGILSQSLKKVEYCIDPNNPKYEFTGALLDIKENGMNIVASDGRRLAVYELNISAGKNIKIIIPKRAITEIQKLLTQNIEIFYDETILMARAENFVFFTKLINGTYADYERLINSNFANKITLNRNEIIDGIKTVKLLSEDIKISFSKEIINFSTQNQLGEIAQTETETNLEIAGNYDIKVKSKNILDFLGAIESDSFEFNYNDAGMPIMLKSENLRIMIVQVSK from the coding sequence ATGAAGTTTACAATAAAAAGACAAGTTTTAGAAAAATACATTTCAAACTTGAATTCCTTTACTGAAAAAAAGGATCAAAGTGCAGTAAACTCACATATTTACTTTAAAATTGATGAACAAGGCTTGGTGCTAAAAGCTACTGATAATGAAATAGGTCTAGAATACCTAGTAACTGATGTAGAGCTAAAAGAAAGCGGAGAAGCCACAGCGCATGGTAAAAACTTGCTTGATATCATAAAAAATCTAAAAGATGGAGAAATCACACTAAGTAGTGAAAATGATAATTTACATGTAAAGCAAAATCGCTCACAATTTAAAATAGCAATGCAAAGAGCAAGTGATTTTCCATTTTTCCCTAGCTTAGAAAATAAAGATAAATTTGATATAAACGCAGGAATTCTAAGCCAAAGTCTAAAAAAAGTAGAATACTGCATAGACCCAAATAATCCAAAATATGAGTTTACTGGTGCTTTGCTTGATATAAAAGAAAATGGCATGAACATAGTAGCATCAGATGGCAGACGCCTAGCAGTATATGAACTAAATATAAGTGCTGGCAAAAACATAAAAATCATCATCCCAAAAAGAGCAATAACAGAGATACAAAAACTACTAACTCAAAATATAGAAATTTTCTATGATGAGACGATTTTGATGGCTAGGGCTGAGAATTTTGTATTCTTTACAAAGCTAATTAACGGCACATATGCTGATTATGAAAGGCTGATTAACTCAAACTTTGCTAACAAAATCACGCTAAATCGTAATGAAATAATAGATGGTATAAAAACAGTAAAACTACTAAGCGAGGATATAAAAATCAGTTTTAGCAAAGAAATAATAAACTTTTCAACTCAAAACCAACTAGGTGAAATCGCTCAAACCGAAACCGAAACAAATCTAGAAATCGCTGGGAATTACGATATAAAAGTAAAATCAAAAAATATCCTAGATTTTTTGGGGGCTATTGAGAGTGATAGCTTTGAGTTTAACTACAACGATGCTGGCATGCCAATCATGCTAAAGAGTGAAAACCTACGCATAATGATAGTTCAAGTATCTAAATAA
- the dnaA gene encoding chromosomal replication initiator protein DnaA — translation MLEVANSVIAKLSKSEAKNYISQIIFDESRSNSSEVVFIAPNALVANYIRTKFSSLIANTFESLITHKPAIKIICASSQGEQKKSVLLAQNKQNRAQIYENYTFENFIVGHSNQLAFQVSQMVATEPGKKYNPLFIYGSTGLGKTHLLHSIGNYALNHGQNVICVTSEQFFNDFVVNVQNKTMQKFKEKYRTCDILLIDDVQFLAQEKSEKIREEFFHTFNDLREKKAQIVLTSDNPPKLLKGFEERLVSRFESGLIANITPPELDTKIRIIKAKCEFDGVSLDNETIDYIATNMGDNIREIEGALLSLNAFARLMSQKITLEFAKTVIKDQVKVQKDSSSIDEIIALVASNLNVKISEIKSKSKTKKIVEARRICIYLAKSLTPNSMPALAVNFGLKDHSAVSHNIKKINELMNNDSVFKAKIEEIKNKILQKR, via the coding sequence GTGTTAGAGGTCGCAAATAGCGTAATAGCAAAGCTATCTAAAAGTGAAGCTAAAAACTACATTTCGCAAATAATTTTTGATGAATCACGCTCAAATAGCTCTGAGGTCGTATTTATCGCACCAAATGCTTTGGTGGCAAATTATATCCGCACAAAATTTTCTAGCCTGATAGCAAATACCTTTGAGAGCCTAATAACACATAAACCAGCTATAAAAATCATCTGCGCTAGCAGCCAAGGCGAGCAAAAAAAGAGCGTACTTCTAGCCCAAAATAAGCAAAACCGCGCCCAAATCTACGAAAACTACACCTTTGAAAACTTCATCGTAGGTCATAGCAATCAGTTAGCCTTTCAAGTCTCACAGATGGTGGCGACAGAACCTGGCAAAAAATACAATCCGCTTTTTATCTACGGCTCAACAGGCCTTGGCAAGACACATTTGCTCCATAGCATCGGCAACTACGCATTAAATCATGGTCAAAATGTGATCTGCGTGACATCAGAGCAGTTTTTTAACGACTTTGTGGTAAATGTGCAAAACAAAACCATGCAAAAATTCAAAGAAAAATACCGCACCTGCGATATTCTTTTAATCGATGATGTGCAATTTCTTGCCCAAGAAAAATCAGAAAAAATTAGAGAAGAGTTTTTTCACACCTTTAACGACCTGCGTGAAAAAAAAGCGCAAATCGTGCTAACTAGCGATAATCCACCAAAACTTCTAAAAGGCTTTGAAGAACGCCTTGTAAGTAGGTTTGAAAGCGGTCTTATAGCAAATATCACCCCACCTGAGCTTGATACCAAAATCCGTATTATAAAGGCAAAATGCGAGTTTGACGGTGTTAGCTTGGATAATGAAACGATTGATTACATAGCTACAAATATGGGCGATAATATCCGTGAGATTGAAGGTGCTTTGCTTAGCTTAAATGCTTTTGCTAGGCTAATGAGCCAAAAAATCACTTTGGAATTTGCTAAAACTGTGATAAAAGATCAAGTAAAAGTGCAAAAAGACAGCAGCAGTATTGATGAAATAATAGCACTTGTAGCAAGTAATTTGAATGTGAAAATCTCTGAGATTAAATCAAAAAGTAAAACTAAAAAAATCGTAGAAGCAAGGCGCATTTGCATCTATCTAGCAAAGAGTTTGACACCAAACTCAATGCCAGCTCTGGCTGTGAACTTTGGGCTAAAAGATCATAGTGCTGTTTCACATAATATCAAAAAAATCAATGAGCTTATGAATAACGACTCAGTTTTTAAAGCTAAAATTGAAGAAATAAAAAACAAAATCTTACAAAAACGGTGA
- the ruvC gene encoding crossover junction endodeoxyribonuclease RuvC has product MIILGIDPGTRNCGYALLERGNGGVSSSKKLLEAGLIKITKESLEYQITQMCEGIDLIFSQHKIDEVAIEDIFYAYNPQTVLKLAQFRGALLLKIMQLHGKFTAYTPLQVKKAVTGNGKAAKEQVSFMVRRFLGIQKEIKPLDITDAIAIALAHSFSVR; this is encoded by the coding sequence ATGATAATCTTAGGCATAGACCCTGGCACTAGAAACTGCGGATATGCTCTTTTAGAGCGTGGAAATGGCGGCGTCTCATCCTCAAAAAAGCTACTTGAAGCTGGGCTAATAAAAATCACAAAAGAAAGTCTAGAATATCAAATCACGCAGATGTGCGAGGGAATTGATCTCATCTTTAGCCAGCATAAAATCGATGAGGTCGCAATCGAAGATATATTTTATGCATATAATCCTCAAACCGTGCTAAAACTAGCGCAATTTCGTGGTGCGCTTTTGCTTAAAATCATGCAACTTCACGGAAAATTCACAGCCTACACGCCACTGCAAGTAAAAAAGGCAGTTACTGGCAATGGCAAGGCAGCAAAAGAGCAAGTAAGCTTTATGGTACGGCGTTTTTTGGGAATTCAAAAAGAGATTAAGCCTCTTGATATAACAGATGCTATTGCCATTGCGCTAGCGCATTCTTTTTCTGTGCGTTAG
- a CDS encoding type II secretion system protein, translating to MKKGFTMIELIFVIVILGILASVAIPRLAATRTDAEVATTVANLRTLLNDVASYYAVKGEFGATVKWNEITNVPLEHADRPATASGADNDGILKVGGENCIAMKLVDRPATGTAPAYIVFAKNSTNKNRGVCKEVLEADVVQAYFDSRIEVQGLVLNNDKGAIAIGSSTTIY from the coding sequence ATGAAAAAGGGCTTTACAATGATAGAGCTGATCTTCGTGATCGTTATATTAGGAATTCTAGCTAGCGTAGCTATCCCTCGCCTTGCTGCTACAAGAACTGACGCTGAAGTCGCAACTACTGTCGCTAACCTACGCACACTACTAAACGACGTTGCTAGTTACTATGCAGTAAAAGGTGAATTTGGTGCTACTGTTAAATGGAATGAAATTACAAATGTGCCTCTAGAACATGCTGATAGACCAGCGACTGCCAGTGGTGCTGACAATGATGGTATCCTAAAAGTTGGTGGTGAAAACTGTATCGCTATGAAGCTAGTAGATAGACCTGCCACTGGCACTGCACCAGCTTACATTGTCTTTGCTAAAAATAGCACAAATAAAAACAGAGGTGTTTGCAAAGAAGTTCTAGAAGCAGATGTTGTACAAGCTTATTTTGACTCAAGAATAGAAGTACAAGGTCTTGTTTTAAACAATGATAAAGGTGCTATAGCTATCGGCTCAAGCACAACAATTTATTAA
- a CDS encoding tyrosine-type recombinase/integrase codes for MAKVIERLDQKQCELAQPRDKAYLLNDGAGLYLTIQPNGKKLFNLVFGYGGKRISKALGELGKITLKEARELAKIKRAEIESIPKETTAHNLKITFKAVFKEWISTKIDHTATDTLSRWDYYNKAYFVDFENKRMRDISTGDIMRALDDYLKEQKKESFKKALGVLKAVFNHAILYNYCEINQASKIAIKPLFTKIKTKHISYFSELAQVKELKERILASRATPPLKRLAIFLLYNVTRPSEARLAQWSEIDLEKGIWTIPAHKMKMREAHTIQLSRQIREMLERVSVHAHKKTDYIFKSLKGGVFSENAINAMLKRLGYSGDIFTAHGVRATFTTILNDRQDEHGLSDNIIQACLAHKIGDSVARSYNHANFERLKAKLYQFWADLLGEID; via the coding sequence ATGGCAAAAGTGATTGAAAGGCTAGACCAAAAGCAATGCGAGCTAGCACAGCCAAGGGATAAAGCTTACCTATTAAACGACGGCGCAGGGCTTTACCTTACTATTCAGCCAAATGGCAAAAAGCTATTTAACCTAGTTTTTGGCTATGGTGGAAAGCGTATTAGCAAAGCCCTAGGTGAGCTGGGAAAAATCACGCTAAAAGAAGCTAGAGAGCTAGCAAAAATCAAAAGGGCTGAAATTGAGAGCATACCAAAAGAAACCACTGCGCATAACCTAAAAATCACTTTTAAAGCAGTGTTTAAAGAGTGGATATCTACCAAAATAGACCACACCGCTACCGATACACTCTCACGCTGGGATTACTACAATAAAGCGTATTTTGTAGACTTTGAGAATAAAAGAATGCGAGATATAAGCACAGGCGATATTATGCGAGCGTTAGACGACTACCTAAAAGAGCAAAAAAAAGAGAGCTTTAAGAAAGCATTAGGCGTGCTAAAAGCAGTATTTAATCACGCAATTTTATATAATTATTGCGAAATCAATCAAGCTAGCAAAATAGCAATTAAACCACTTTTTACCAAGATAAAGACAAAGCACATAAGCTATTTTAGCGAGCTAGCACAGGTAAAAGAGCTAAAAGAAAGAATTCTAGCTAGTAGAGCTACACCGCCCTTAAAAAGGCTAGCAATTTTTCTTTTATATAATGTTACTCGGCCAAGTGAAGCAAGGCTAGCGCAATGGAGCGAGATAGACCTAGAAAAAGGAATTTGGACTATACCAGCGCATAAAATGAAAATGAGAGAGGCTCACACCATACAATTAAGCAGGCAAATAAGGGAAATGTTGGAGCGTGTAAGCGTCCACGCTCACAAAAAGACTGACTATATATTCAAAAGTCTAAAGGGCGGAGTTTTTAGCGAAAATGCGATAAATGCAATGTTAAAAAGGCTAGGATATAGCGGCGATATTTTTACAGCTCACGGCGTAAGGGCTACATTTACCACTATTTTAAACGATAGACAAGACGAACACGGGCTAAGCGATAATATTATTCAAGCGTGCTTAGCTCATAAGATAGGCGATAGCGTCGCACGCTCATACAATCACGCCAATTTTGAAAGGTTAAAAGCTAAGTTATATCAGTTTTGGGCTGATTTGCTAGGTGAGATAGACTAG
- a CDS encoding helix-turn-helix domain-containing protein: MSNKENLDHATQTREPKELDFYADLNDFLTTDEVAKILKVSNSYLAKLRFDSYNKDKDGNLRADFLPFFKAGKSIRYKKSDVLAWIERNMVRG, translated from the coding sequence ATGAGTAACAAAGAAAATCTAGACCACGCTACACAAACAAGAGAGCCAAAAGAGCTTGATTTTTATGCTGATTTAAACGATTTTTTGACCACTGACGAAGTCGCAAAAATCCTAAAAGTAAGCAATTCTTACCTAGCTAAGCTGAGATTTGACAGCTATAATAAAGACAAAGACGGTAATTTGCGAGCTGATTTTTTACCATTTTTCAAGGCTGGCAAAAGCATACGCTACAAAAAGAGCGATGTGCTAGCGTGGATTGAACGCAATATGGTAAGGGGCTAG